One Falco naumanni isolate bFalNau1 chromosome 13, bFalNau1.pat, whole genome shotgun sequence DNA segment encodes these proteins:
- the ELOF1 gene encoding transcription elongation factor 1 homolog produces the protein MGRRKSKRKPPPKKKVTGTLETQFTCPFCNHEKSCDVKMDRARNTGVISCTVCLEEFQTPITYLSEPVDVYSDWIDACEAANQ, from the exons ATGGGGCGACGGAAATCCAAGCGGAAGCCACCACCCAAGAAGAAGGTGACGGGGACGCTGGAGACGCAGTTCACCTGCCCCTTCTGCAACCACGAGAAGTCCTGCGATGTCAAGAT GGACCGTGCCCGAAACACAGGGGTGATCTCCTGTACAGTCTGCCTGGAGGAGTTCCAGACGCCCATCACCT ACCTGTCGGAGCCAGTGGATGTCTACAGCGACTGGATTGATGCCTGCGAAGCTGCCAACCAGTAA
- the ACP5 gene encoding tartrate-resistant acid phosphatase type 5, producing MLALLWVMVTVMLVAGGGPEGAVQFLAVGDWGGVPDPPFATPREVATAAAMGRVATDLGADFILALGDNFYYEGVRDEWDPRFQETFERVFTAPGLRELPWFVLAGNHDHAGNVTAQLAYGHHSPRWHFPHYYYSLRLSLPGTNASARLLMLDTVLLCGGSDDFGAGGAPQGPRDAAAAAAQLAWLRGRLAAARHDRYVLVAGHYPVWSVAEHGPTTCLLRLLRPLLRHHRVTAYLCGHDHNLQFLEEGGVGYVVSGAGNFMEESQSHGGAVPPGSLRFFFGAPTSPGGFAHLRLDAHAATITFLEATGRVLYRVALPPRDL from the exons ATGCTGGCGCTGCTGTGGGTGATGGTGACGGTGATGCTGGTGGCCGGGGGGGGCCCGGAGGGGGCGGTGCAGTTCTTGGCGGTGGGTGactgggggggggtccccgaCCCCCCCTTTGCCACCCCCCGTGAGGTGGCCACGGCAGCAGCCATGGGACGCGTAGCCACTGACCTCGGCGCCGACTTCATCCTCGCCCTTGGGGACAACTTCTACTATGAGGGGGTGCGAGACGAGTGGGACCCCCGCTTCCAG gagaCCTTCGAGCGAGTGTTCACGGCCCCGGGGCTTCGGGAGCTGCCCTGGTTCGTGCTGGCAGGGAACCACGACCACGCGGGGAACGTCACTGCACAGCTGGCATATGGCCACCACTCCCCCCGATG GCACTTCCCCCACTACTACTACAGCCTCCGTCTCTCCCTGCCGGGCACCAATGCCTCAGCCCGGCTGCTGATGCTGGACACAGTGCTGCTCTGCGGTGGCAGCGACGActttggggcagggggtgcccccCAGGGccccagggatgcagcagcagcggcggcacAGCTGGCCTGGCTGCGGGGACGGCTGGCGGCTGCACGCCATGACCGCTACGTGTTGGTGGCCGGCCACTACCCGGTGTGGTCAGTGGCCGAGCATGGCCCCACCACCTGCCTGCTGCGGCTGCTGCGGCCGCTGCTGCGGCATCACCGTGTCACTGCCTACCTCTGCGGCCACGACCACAACCTGCAG ttcctggaggaggggggggtgggCTACGTGGTGAGCGGTGCCGGGAACTTCATGGAAGAGTCCCAGAGCCAtgggggggctgtgccccctgGCTCCCTCCGCTTCTTCTTTGGagcccccacctccccaggggGCTTTGCTCACCTGCGCCTGGACGCCCACGCAGCCACCATCACCTTCCTGGAGGCCACCGGCCGCGTCCTCTACCGTGTGGCCCTGCCCCCACGTGACCTCTGA